In Candidatus Pantoea floridensis, the genomic window CAGCTGATCGCGTGGCGCAAAAGTGCCCGCCATCGAATCGCTGTTGAGCGCAATGAGGCGAATGTTTTCGGCCGGACGGCCATTAAACAACACGCGCGCTTCTTCCAGACCGTATTCAATGGCTTGAATGGTTTCGACCAGTTCATCACGCGTGCTGCTGCTGCGGACGCCATGTTGTCCAATATCCAGACTCTCGACGCGAAATAAATGCTGCGGAGGGGTGAGACTGTGATGCGTGAGTAAGGCAGCCGGTTTTTCCATACCAAATTGCAGCCACTCAACGCGCACGTCTAACAGCTGGCTGAGCGCCAGTAGATTGTTATCGTCAGGAATCGATTGTCCGTTAAACCATTTCCAAACCCCCGGCGTTGAGATCTTGCATCCCCTCTCCTGCAGAGCAAGCGCAACCTGTTTGTTCCGTCCATGTCCGACAATTCCCGCGCTTTCACACGCGGCAATCAGCCTGGCAGTAAA contains:
- a CDS encoding S24 family peptidase; its protein translation is MVKKESTRQGFTARLIAACESAGIVGHGRNKQVALALQERGCKISTPGVWKWFNGQSIPDDNNLLALSQLLDVRVEWLQFGMEKPAALLTHHSLTPPQHLFRVESLDIGQHGVRSSSTRDELVETIQAIEYGLEEARVLFNGRPAENIRLIALNSDSMAGTFAPRDQLFVDISVHRFDGDGIYLFTLDDQLYLKRLQLQHKKVAVISDNKRYETWYLTLDEAKTLQVVARVIMSQARDYQILG